One window of Agromyces rhizosphaerae genomic DNA carries:
- a CDS encoding SGNH/GDSL hydrolase family protein, whose amino-acid sequence MPGRGTARGLASAVAAIGAGVVAAAMVGCAAAGPGATDAPTAIAPIADAPSFAAVGDSITDANSADFAAGDLGSESWATYVVDDGFALAGGWAEWGATTERMAASVLPVDADALVVLAGTNDVALGVPFATSAANLGAIVDTVGISDVLVVSIPPLELAPGEAEAYNLALEELAVDRGWRFVDASAGLRTSDGAFRDGMSFDGVHPSARGAEVLGATIAEALREE is encoded by the coding sequence ATGCCCGGACGCGGAACGGCACGGGGGCTCGCGAGCGCCGTCGCGGCGATCGGCGCCGGCGTGGTCGCGGCCGCCATGGTCGGGTGCGCGGCAGCCGGGCCCGGGGCCACCGACGCGCCGACCGCGATCGCCCCGATCGCCGACGCACCCTCGTTCGCCGCGGTCGGCGACTCGATCACCGACGCGAACAGCGCGGACTTCGCGGCGGGCGATCTGGGCTCGGAGTCGTGGGCGACCTACGTCGTCGACGACGGGTTCGCGCTCGCCGGCGGGTGGGCCGAGTGGGGCGCGACGACGGAGCGGATGGCTGCATCGGTGCTGCCGGTCGACGCCGATGCGCTGGTGGTGCTCGCCGGCACCAACGACGTGGCCCTCGGCGTTCCGTTCGCGACGTCGGCGGCGAACCTCGGGGCGATCGTCGACACCGTCGGGATCTCGGATGTGCTGGTGGTCTCGATCCCGCCGCTGGAGCTCGCGCCCGGCGAAGCCGAGGCCTACAACCTCGCGCTCGAGGAGCTCGCCGTCGACCGCGGCTGGCGGTTCGTCGACGCATCCGCCGGCCTGCGCACCTCGGACGGCGCGTTCCGCGACGGCATGAGCTTCGACGGCGTGCACCCCTCGGCGCGCGGGGCCGAAGTGCTCGGCGCCACGATCGCGGAGGCGCTCCGCGAGGAGTGA